The uncultured Carboxylicivirga sp. genomic interval ATTCAGGTATTGATTGATGAAGCTGCAAGAGCCGGTGTTCCTGTGTCAATTGCAGGTGGTGTGAACTTAAACAGCATCGAAGCAGTTAAAAATTCCGGAGCCGTAGTAGCAGTTGCCGGAGGTGCAATTTATGGAGCAGAAGATCCTGCCGCTGCAGCAAAAGCATTAAAAGAGGCATTAAGTGCAGCTTAATAAATACCCTTTCCCCAAAGGAGTATAGTTTGAAAGCCCGGAAGTAATTCCGGGCTTTTTTGTGTCAGATCTGCCTTTTAGATAGTTTACTTATTGTATTGATGTATATTTTATTGACAGTTGTTTTTTAGTAACTTATTCAATGAATGATTGTTTAATAAATAAATCATGTAATATGAAAGTTCTGCTAACTGGTGCTACTGGATATATTGGCAAGCGTTTATTACCAATTTTGGTTGATAAGGGATATAATGTGGTATGCTGTGTCAGAGATCGTAAGAAGTTTCATCCCGAAAAATCATTATTTGAAAAGATTGAAGTAATTGAGCTTGACTTGACTCGGAAAGAGACTCTGGTTACTATTCCTAAAGATATTGACATTGCGTATTATCTGGTTCATTCAATGTCTTCATCCAAAAATTATAGTGAGCTGGAAAAACAATCAGCCATTAACTTTCGCGAATATCTATACCATACCCAAGTTAAACAGGTAATTTATTTGAGTGGTATTGTAAATTCTCAGAGCTTATCAAAACATTTGAGTTCGCGAAAAGCGGTTGAGATTGAGCTTAGTAAAGGGAGTTATGCATTAACAACATTAAGGGCAGGTATAATTATTGGATCCGGTAGCGCTTCTTTTGAAATTATCCGCGATTTAGTAGAGAAACTTCCTATAATGATTGCTCCGCGTTGGCTCAGAACCAAATGTCAGCCTATAGGTATTTCGGATGTTATTAAGATACTTACAGGAGTGATTGATAAATCGAATGTGTTTAATAGTAGTTTTGATATAGGTGGAAACGATATTTTGACTTATAAAGAAATGCTGTTGAAATTCGCAGGAGCAAGAGGATTAAAAAGGTATATATGGACAGTACCCGTGATGACTCCTAAATTATCATCATATTGGTTGTATTTTGTGACTTCAACCTCTTATAAACTGGCAGTTTCTTTGGTAGATAGCATGAAGGTTGAAGTTGTTGCGAAAGATGATGAGATTAATCGATTATTACAACTTAAACCGCTATCGTATGATGAATGTATTAAACGAGCTTTTAAGAAAATTGAACAAAACGAAATTGTTTCCAGCTGGAAAGACTCTACCATAAGTGGTCGTATGAATTTCAAAATATCGGATTATATACGTGTGCCTCAATTTGGTTGTTATAAGGATATTAGAAAGAAAAAGGTAGCCGATATTCAATCGTGTATTGAAAATATCTGGCGCATTGGTGGAGAAACCGGTTGGTACTATGGTAATTGGCTATGGCAGATCAGAGGTTTCTTGGATAAAATGGTTGGAGGAGTTGGATTAAGGAGAGGCAGGACTAATATAAATAGTATCAATGCTGGAGATACACTTGATTTTTGGCGTGTTTTATATGCTGATAGAAATGAGAAACGTTTGCTCTTACTGGCTGAAATGAAGTTACCCGGAGAGGCCTGGCTTGAATTCCGAATAGAAGACAATATTCTTATTCAAACAGCCACTTTTCGTCCCAAAGGTTTATCCGGAAGATTATATTGGTATTCGGTTTTACCATTTCATGGTTTTATTTTTAGAGGATTGATAAACGCATTAGTGAATCGTGCTATAAAAGATGCCGAATAGATTTAATGGATCATACTATTCAGCATCTTAATTTTTACTGATGACTATTTAGTTTTGATTTTGTAAATCAATAACAAATTGTTTTAAACTTTCCAGTTCTTCTTCATTTGGATGTCCTATGGTTTCGGGACGCATTTTTCCAAAATATTGCATTTCAGCATTGTCCGATTTTAGAAGAATCTCGGTAATGGGTAAGGAAAGTTCTCCACGACAAGTGAAGAAGCCAACTACATCTAAATGACTTGCACAATCCAATGCTTTAGTTTTTTGTTTGTCATTCATTGGAGAATCTGTAGGTATAGCATGAGTTGCAAACAATGCCACTCTTTGACTTTCTGATAACCCCTTAATAAATTCTTGTGCCTCAGTTGTAGGAGCAAAGCTATTAAAAGGGAAACCAATAAAGATAAAGTCATATTGATTGGTAGTTTTAATGTCAGCTATTTTTGCTATTTCAAATTCACTCGTACAACTATCAGCAATTACTTTGGCAAGTTTTTCTGTATTGCCCGATTCGGTACAGTAAGCTATTAACGTTTTCATTTATTTAGTTTGTATTTTGTTGTCTGATGAGGTTACTAAATATCTCGAACCAATAAATTGGCCTACTATTGCAAGGAATATAAAGAATGGAATCCATATTTTAGGAGTGTTTAACCACATACGTAATGGAATAAGTACAGGAATGGATGCGTGTATTAGTAACCACCATGGGACTGTCATTTTTTTAAATCCTGCCCTCCACTTACCTAAAAATATATTCATTATTATGGATGTAAAAGAAACAATTGCAATACTCATTTTCCCCTCGGTTTAAATTTTATTCAAATTAAACAGATATTTCTTTTAC includes:
- a CDS encoding flavodoxin family protein, with product MKTLIAYCTESGNTEKLAKVIADSCTSEFEIAKIADIKTTNQYDFIFIGFPFNSFAPTTEAQEFIKGLSESQRVALFATHAIPTDSPMNDKQKTKALDCASHLDVVGFFTCRGELSLPITEILLKSDNAEMQYFGKMRPETIGHPNEEELESLKQFVIDLQNQN
- a CDS encoding SDR family oxidoreductase encodes the protein MKVLLTGATGYIGKRLLPILVDKGYNVVCCVRDRKKFHPEKSLFEKIEVIELDLTRKETLVTIPKDIDIAYYLVHSMSSSKNYSELEKQSAINFREYLYHTQVKQVIYLSGIVNSQSLSKHLSSRKAVEIELSKGSYALTTLRAGIIIGSGSASFEIIRDLVEKLPIMIAPRWLRTKCQPIGISDVIKILTGVIDKSNVFNSSFDIGGNDILTYKEMLLKFAGARGLKRYIWTVPVMTPKLSSYWLYFVTSTSYKLAVSLVDSMKVEVVAKDDEINRLLQLKPLSYDECIKRAFKKIEQNEIVSSWKDSTISGRMNFKISDYIRVPQFGCYKDIRKKKVADIQSCIENIWRIGGETGWYYGNWLWQIRGFLDKMVGGVGLRRGRTNINSINAGDTLDFWRVLYADRNEKRLLLLAEMKLPGEAWLEFRIEDNILIQTATFRPKGLSGRLYWYSVLPFHGFIFRGLINALVNRAIKDAE